A window of Thunnus thynnus chromosome 17, fThuThy2.1, whole genome shotgun sequence contains these coding sequences:
- the prr15la gene encoding proline-rich protein 15-like protein A, which translates to MAEPSPGWWKLTFLRRKKSQPKVLYEIPAESVSNAATGQNGSSTATGAAAHPEDTVHDPQLDARLERIVDKTTASKGRHVKVSHSGRFKEKKKVRATLAENPEMFPGGDAMRDENQRAGK; encoded by the coding sequence ATGGCAGAGCCATCTCCAGGTTGGTGGAAGCTAACTTtcctgaggagaaaaaaatcccAGCCCAAGGTTTTGTATGAAATCCCAGCAGAGTCTGTATCCAACGCTGCCACTGGCCAGAACGGGTCCAGCACAGCCACCGGAGCTGCTGCCCACCCGGAGGACACAGTGCATGATCCCCAGCTGGACGCACGATTGGAAAGAATCGTAGATAAAACGACAGCAAGCAAGGGGCGCCACGTCAAGGTGTCCCACTCAGGGAGGtttaaagagaagaagaaagtgagAGCCACGCTGGCAGAGAACCCAGAGATGTTTCCTGGAGGTGACGCCATGAGAGATGAGAACCAGAGGGCTGGGAAGTGA